In the genome of Rhodamnia argentea isolate NSW1041297 unplaced genomic scaffold, ASM2092103v1 Rarg_v2.18, whole genome shotgun sequence, one region contains:
- the LOC125313371 gene encoding cytochrome c biogenesis CcmF C-terminal-like mitochondrial protein, protein MVQLHNFFFFITSMVVPRGTAAPVLLKWFVSRDVPTGAPSSNGTIIPIPIPSFPLLVYLHSRKFIRSMDGEKSGVLVRASHPILLPDIIGRSSSETRARKASFRFVPVFIFLLLESKGDFSYLESFCGVLRLLFFRTLFSLPRDRSAKRERARRRKGQRLRPKRNEQRRNDKMRCSGHSHLERSVEGFGPVAFPVPPSSGGACVGGVPPEIGLEALALPTSRQLMAVGHDYYQKAPMKMNISHVGVCICMLGVLLSCDPAAYVRPVAHASYLFRAGGVNSDSIRVFNPAAEMLS, encoded by the coding sequence ATGGTCCAACTacataactttttctttttcattacttCCATGGTCGTGCCTCGTGGCACGGCAGCACCCGTACTATTGAAATGGTTCGTCAGTAGAGATGTTCCCACAGGTGCCCCTTCTTCCAATGGAACTATAATTCCTATTCCTATCCCTTCATTCCCTCTTTTGGTCTATCTACATTCCAGGAAATTCATACGCTCCATGGACGGAGAAAAAAGTGGAGTCTTGGTCAGAGCAAGCCACCCTATTCTATTACCAGACATAATTGGGAGAAGCTCATCTGAAACTAGAGCTAGAAAGGCCTCATTTCGTTTCGTTCccgtttttattttccttcttctcgaATCCAAGGGGGACTTCTCATATTTAGAATCTTTCTGCGGTGTGCTCCGTTTACTATTCTTTCGTACTCTCTTCTCTTTACCACGCGATAGGTCAGCGAAGCGTGAGCGGGCGCGGAGAAGGAAAGGCCAAAGACTTCGGCCTAAGAGAAATGAGCAACGACGAAATGACAAAATGAGGTGCTCCGGGCACTCCCATTTAGAAAGAAGTGTCGAAGGTTTTGGGCCTGTAGCTTTTCCCGTCCCCCCTTCATCGGGTGGTGCTTGTGTGGGGGGTGTGCCACCAGAAATCGGGCTTGAAGCTCTCGCCTTACCAACGAGCCGACAGCTGATGGCTGTTGGTCACGACTACTACCAAAAAGCTCCAATGAAGATGAATATTTCACATGTAGGAGTGTGCATCTGTATGTTGGGTGTTCTTCTGTCGTGCGACCCGGCGGCTTATGTGCGACCTGTGGCCCACGCCTCCTATTTGTTCCGGGCGGGCGGCGTGAACTCTGATTCTATCCGGGTATTCAATCCCGCCGCTGAGATGCTCAGTTGA